A region from the Oncorhynchus tshawytscha isolate Ot180627B linkage group LG26, Otsh_v2.0, whole genome shotgun sequence genome encodes:
- the zic5 gene encoding zinc finger protein ZIC 5: MEPPLSKRNPAIRLADLAATQPLPHQNMTGFPGLGVHHPHSHHAHHHPGEMGNDPGVALTPFGPEHMAQTNALKLSPSQHIQSHHEAQTAATAASFTSAQTTVGFPVAPHPHSGYSSSRDYILRRELSASAMHALGDQHSSASSPHHHGMFIAPTGAYGHAETGAHPLFSGLHDQAAPGAHHHHHHHHALNGQMRLGLPGDIYGRPEHFGHRPEHYGPSSIHSYNSMNLNVNIASAPHGAAGAFLRYMRQPIKQELICKWIEQDETSKKPCSKTYSTMHELVNHVTVEHVGGPEQASHVCFWEECPREGKAFKAKYKLINHIRVHTGEKPFPCPFPGCGKVFARSENLKIHKRTHTGEKPFKCEFDGCDRKFANSSDRKKHSHVHTSDKPYYCKVRGCDKSYTHPSSLRKHMKVHCKSPPPPSANASYHSSTNPLGAPLSPASEPHRNRSTNLSPQVTNLNEWYVCQGSGGPNHLHTPSSDVPTSDSEEEDSFRNSDPRTML, encoded by the exons ATGGAGCCCCCTTTGAGCAAGAGGAATCCGGCGATAAGATTAGCGGATTTGGCAGCGACTCAACCTCTTCCTCATCAGAATATGACAGGCTTCCCGGGGCTAGGGGTGCATCACCCTCACTCCCACCATGCCCACCACCACCCTGGGGAGATGGGCAACGACCCCGGAGTGGCACTCACTCCATTTGGACCCGAGCACATGGCACAGACAAACGCTCTCAAACTTAGCCCCTCTCAGCACATTCAGAGCCATCACGAAGCCCAGACCGCTGCAACGGCAGCATCCTTCACTTCTGCTCAGACCACAGTAGGTTTCCCCGTGGCTCCTCACCCCCACTCAGGCTACTCTAGCAGCAGGGACTACATCCTCAGGAGAGAACTCTCAGCCTCGGCTATGCATGCACTTGGCGACCAGCATAGTTccgcctcctctcctcatcaccatGGCATGTTCATCGCACCAACAGGTGCTTATGGGCACGCCGAGACTGGTGCCCATCCACTTTTCTCTGGACTCCACGACCAAGCGGCCCCAGgtgcccaccaccaccaccaccaccaccatgccctCAACGGGCAGATGCGTCTGGGTCTACCGGGGGACATCTACGGCAGGCCAGAGCACTTTGGCCACAGGCCCGAGCACTATGGACCCTCTTCTATCCACAGCTACAACTCCATGAACCTCAATGTGAACATCGCTTCTGCTCCTCACGGAGCCGCGGGGGCATTTCTGAGATACATGAGGCAGCCCATCAAGCAAGAGTTAATCTGCAAATGGATTGAACAGGATGAAACTTCAAAGAAGCCCTGCTCCAAAACGTACAGCACCATGCACGAGCTGGTCAACCATGTCACGGTGGAGCACGTCGGGGGACCGGAGCAAGCCAGTCATGTCTGCTTCTGGGAGGAATGTCCGCGGGAGGGGAAAGCTTTTAAGGCGAAATACAAACTGATAAACCACATCCGAGTTCACACGGGAGAGAAACCATTCCCTTGCCCTTTCCCCGGCTGCGGAAAAGTTTTCGCTCGCTCGGAAAATCTAAAGATTCAcaaaaggacacacacag GGGAGAAGCCTTTCAAGTGCGAGTTTGATGGCTGCGACAGGAAATTCGCCAACAGCAGCGACCGGAAGAAGCACTCACACGTCCACACGAGTGACAAGCCTTACTACTGCAAAGTCAGAGGCTGTGACAAGTCCTACACGCACCCCAGCTCGCTGCGAAAGCACATGAAAGTCCACTGCAAGTCGCCCCCGCCCCCTTCTGCCAACGCTTCATACCATTCCTCCACGAACCCTCTTGGCGCGCCCCTTTCGCCCGCTTCCGAACCGCACAGGAACCGGTCCACGAACCTCTCGCCTCAGGTTACCAACCTCAATGAGTGGTACGTGTGCCAGGGGAGCGGGGGACCCAACCATCTCCACACCCCCTCCAGCGATGTGCCAACTTCGGACTCGGAAGAAGAGGACTCTTTCAGAAATTCAGACCCCAGGACAATGCTCTAA
- the zic2a gene encoding zinc finger protein ZIC 2a, which produces MLLDAGHQFPGLGVGTFARHHTASEMQERDLSLAQNSFVDSAHMGAFKLNHDLSPGQSSAFTSQAPGYPTAALGAHAAHVTSYASSPFNSTRDFLFRSRGFGESSPASSQHAIFGPTTGSLHHSHTDSQGHILFPGIHDQHGSHGSPNVLNGQMRIGLPGEVFGRSDQYHQVSSPRTDPYSAAQLHNQYSSMNMNMGMHMGAHQHHPGAFFRYMRQQCIKQELICKWIDQEQLSNPKKSCNKTFSTMHELVTHVSVEHVGGPEQSNHICFWEECPRESKPFKAKYKLVNHIRVHTGEKPFPCPFPGCGKVFARSENLKIHKRTHTGEKPFQCEFEGCDRRFANSSDRKKHMHVHTSDKPYLCKMCDKSYTHPSSLRKHMKVHEAAPPPASDSSPAASSGYESSTPPGLVSPNTETQSNNNLSPAVHNNHNGHSSLSSNFSEWYV; this is translated from the exons ATGTTACTGGACGCAGGTCACCAGTTCCCCGGACTGGGAGTTGGCACGTTTGCCAGGCATCACACAGCGAGCGAGATGCAGGAGAGAGACTTGAGTTTAGCACAAAATAGCTTCGTCGACTCGGCACACATGGGTGCGTTTAAACTGAACCATGATCTTTCTCCGGGACAGAGCTCAGCCTTCACCTCTCAGGCGCCCGGCTACCCCACAGCAGCATTGGGTGCACACGCCGCTCATGTCACCTCGTACGCGAGTTCCCCATTCAACTCCACCAGGGACTTTCTTTTTCGCAGCCGCGGCTTCGGAGAATCCTCTCCGGCGAGCAGTCAGCACGCTATTTTCGGCCCCACTACCGGGTCTCTCCATCATTCCCACACAGACAGTCAAGGCCACATTCTGTTCCCCGGGATTCACGACCAGCATGGGTCCCACGGATCCCCGAATGTGCTCAACGGGCAAATGCGTATTGGACTACCAGGTGAGGTTTTCGGGCGTTCcgaccagtaccaccaggtctcCAGCCCAAGGACCGACCCTTATTCGGCCGCCCAGCTCCATAACCAGTACAGCAGCATGAATATGAACATGGGTATGCACATGGGAGCTCACCAGCACCACCCCGGTGCCTTTTTCCGCTACATGCGGCAGCAGTGCATCAAACAGGAGCTCATCTGCAAATGGATCGACCAGGAGCAGCTAAGCAACCCCAAGAAGAGTTGCAACAAAACTTTCAGCACAATGCATGAGCTGGTCACGCACGTCTCCGTGGAGCACGTCGGAGGACCGGAGCAGAGCAACCACATTTGCTTTTGGGAAGAGTGTCCCCGCGAGAGCAAACCGTTTAAGGCAAAATACAAACTGGTGAATCACATTCGGGTCCACACGGGAGAGAAACCCTTCCCCTGCCCCTTCCCTGGATGTGGCAAGGTCTTCGCACGGTCGGAAAACTTGAAGATTCACAAGCGCACACATACAG GAGAGAAACCATTCCAGTGTGAGTTTGAAGGCTGCGACAGGCGGTTTGCCAACAGCAGCGACCGAAAGAAGCACATGCACGTTCACACGTCAGACAAACCATATCTTTGCAAGATGTGTGACAAGTCCTACACACATCCCAGCTCTCTACGAAAACACATGAAG GTCCACGAAGCGGCCCCCCCTCCAGCGTCCGACTCCTCGCCTGCAGCCAGTTCTGGTTATGAATCGTCCACTCCACCCGGTCTCGTCTCCCCTAACACCGAGACCCAAAGCAACAACAATCTGTCCCCCGCagtccacaacaaccacaatggTCACAGCAGCCTATCGTCCAATTTCAGTGAATGGTATGTTTAG